A region from the Gemmatimonadota bacterium genome encodes:
- a CDS encoding DUF2232 domain-containing protein produces MSATPSSTAAPPDLVAVRPTSWWRLLFGVVLALSVPIVAQLRLLSPIEQTILFLVPVMTAAALASWVHGAKPWLFVAWGVLSIWMLFGAEPAGGSGAFSSLARGWVTVLAAAFGLVCVANSRASFFPRALAATGLAFALMLFTLLAGQGSVADAGRVISAEMGRRLDVVQAEHAARSSLPEVQEFAQRFPAAAAMVDQGEKQLPSITAGAIELFPALLALESLALLALGWTLYHRSSRTRIGPPLGLLCRFRFNDQLIWGVVLGVTLLVLPGLAELRAIGLNVAVFFGALYALRGLGVIAWFLAPGRPAPVLLILAACLAGPVVGVFSVGLGLADTWIDWRGRLRPAT; encoded by the coding sequence ATGAGCGCCACGCCCTCGTCAACCGCTGCCCCACCAGATCTCGTCGCCGTTCGGCCGACGAGCTGGTGGCGGCTGCTGTTCGGCGTTGTGCTGGCGCTCTCCGTCCCTATCGTCGCACAGCTGCGATTGTTGTCACCCATCGAGCAGACCATTCTCTTCCTGGTCCCGGTGATGACGGCGGCCGCACTCGCTTCGTGGGTTCACGGCGCCAAGCCATGGCTGTTCGTGGCGTGGGGTGTCCTCTCGATCTGGATGTTGTTCGGCGCAGAGCCTGCGGGCGGGAGCGGTGCGTTTTCGTCGCTCGCTCGCGGCTGGGTGACGGTGTTGGCGGCGGCGTTCGGGCTGGTATGCGTCGCCAACTCGCGGGCGTCGTTCTTCCCACGCGCGCTGGCGGCAACGGGGCTCGCGTTCGCCCTGATGCTGTTCACCCTCCTCGCGGGTCAGGGGTCGGTTGCCGACGCGGGCCGGGTCATCTCGGCCGAGATGGGTCGCCGTCTGGATGTCGTCCAGGCAGAACACGCGGCGCGCTCGTCGCTCCCCGAGGTCCAGGAGTTCGCCCAGCGGTTTCCTGCCGCGGCGGCGATGGTCGATCAAGGGGAGAAACAGCTGCCGAGCATCACCGCGGGGGCGATTGAGTTGTTTCCGGCCCTCCTGGCGCTCGAGTCACTGGCCCTGCTGGCCCTCGGATGGACGCTGTACCATCGCTCCAGCCGGACGCGCATCGGCCCGCCCCTCGGGTTGCTCTGTCGCTTTCGATTCAACGACCAGTTGATCTGGGGTGTGGTGCTGGGCGTCACCCTGCTCGTGCTCCCCGGCCTGGCCGAGCTGCGCGCGATCGGGCTCAATGTCGCCGTGTTCTTCGGGGCGCTCTATGCGCTGCGCGGACTTGGCGTGATAGCGTGGTTCCTTGCGCCGGGGCGCCCTGCCCCGGTATTGCTGATACTTGCCGCGTGCCTCGCCGGCCCGGTCGTCGGAGTCTTCTCCGTTGGCCTTGGCCTCGCCGACACGTGGATTGACTGGCGTGGCCGGTTGCGGCCGGCCACCTAA
- a CDS encoding 30S ribosomal protein S18, with product MRRARKACPFCEGRVHYVDFKDDRTLGRYITDHGKILPSRLSGVCARHQRQLAVAIKRARYLALVPYMKGHQGAA from the coding sequence ATGCGCCGAGCCAGAAAAGCCTGCCCCTTCTGTGAGGGCCGCGTCCACTATGTGGACTTCAAGGACGACCGCACCCTCGGTCGTTACATCACGGACCACGGCAAGATCCTTCCGAGCCGCCTCAGCGGCGTCTGTGCGCGTCACCAGCGCCAGCTCGCCGTCGCCATCAAGCGTGCGCGGTACCTCGCGCTCGTGCCGTACATGAAGGGCCACCAGGGCGCTGCGTGA
- the rpsF gene encoding 30S ribosomal protein S6, translating into MSRLYEAVYIFDSSLEDAAIQERIARHHALLHTTEEIKVDHWGRRQLAYKIGRRETGYYVLARFTCEAGVLPEFERGLKLDEGVVRYLITLHEHELGAPPMTEEELAAARRREEEDEDEE; encoded by the coding sequence GTGTCTCGTTTATACGAGGCGGTCTACATCTTCGACTCCAGCCTCGAAGATGCCGCCATCCAGGAGCGCATCGCGCGACATCACGCGCTGCTCCACACCACCGAAGAAATCAAGGTCGACCACTGGGGTCGCCGCCAACTCGCGTACAAGATCGGTCGTCGTGAGACCGGCTACTACGTCCTGGCGCGATTCACCTGCGAAGCGGGAGTCCTTCCCGAATTCGAGCGCGGCCTCAAGCTGGACGAGGGCGTCGTGCGGTACCTGATCACGCTCCACGAGCACGAACTCGGAGCCCCACCCATGACCGAGGAAGAGCTCGCCGCAGCTCGCCGTCGGGAAGAAGAAGACGAGGACGAGGAATAA
- a CDS encoding SOS response-associated peptidase — protein MCGRFGLTRPDQLRLERLGISLLGPVEPRFNVAPGQEILAVREMGGKREAVPLRWGIHPPWGNQGHAIVNVRSEGGFHQGPFRHALHLRRCLVLCDVFYEWQLVPGRRRKQPWALAMPDRAPFALGAVWEPASSGEERPAAAVAILTTEPNALILPLHDRMPVIVAEERWVDWLDAHTAEPAVQEMTMAWPSEALVAWPISERVNLVAHDDAAILAPVDARPEELELF, from the coding sequence GTGTGCGGCCGCTTTGGTCTGACCCGACCTGATCAACTCCGCCTCGAGCGCCTCGGCATTTCGCTACTCGGTCCGGTCGAGCCGCGTTTCAACGTGGCCCCCGGGCAGGAGATACTCGCGGTGCGGGAGATGGGGGGGAAACGCGAGGCGGTCCCGCTCCGATGGGGGATCCACCCTCCCTGGGGGAACCAGGGCCACGCGATCGTGAATGTCCGCTCCGAGGGGGGATTCCACCAAGGCCCATTCCGCCACGCGCTGCACCTCCGGCGGTGCCTGGTGCTGTGCGACGTGTTCTACGAATGGCAGCTCGTCCCGGGGCGCCGCCGCAAGCAGCCCTGGGCTCTCGCCATGCCTGACCGCGCTCCATTCGCCCTCGGAGCCGTCTGGGAACCGGCAAGTTCCGGAGAGGAGCGGCCGGCGGCAGCCGTGGCGATCCTCACGACTGAACCCAATGCCCTGATCCTGCCCCTGCATGACCGCATGCCGGTCATTGTGGCGGAGGAGCGCTGGGTCGACTGGCTGGACGCGCACACCGCCGAGCCGGCGGTGCAGGAGATGACGATGGCGTGGCCGTCCGAGGCGCTGGTCGCCTGGCCGATCAGCGAGCGCGTGAACCTCGTGGCGCATGATGACGCCGCGATCCTCGCGCCGGTCGACGCGCGCCCCGAGGAGCTGGAGTTGTTCTGA